Genomic DNA from Setaria italica strain Yugu1 chromosome V, Setaria_italica_v2.0, whole genome shotgun sequence:
CAGAAAGGTTTGTGATTCATCGGGTAATCAAGTGATTATTAGTTCCTGATCCGACGGTTCCAAGTAAGGGCACCAGCACTTGAGCAACATGCGCAGCTGGATCAGCTGCACCTGCACATGGTGCTGCACAGGAAAAGCTGTTCCAACTACTTATTGTATAACCCTTCTTTCTCTTTCAAAGCGAAAGGCCGGATATCATGCAGATAGCAatccttttttcctttaaaaGATAAAATTATGATTTCGATTGCCAGGTTGGCGAGAAGCTGGAATTTGGACATAGTCGCCAACCTGGAATTTGGACATAGAaattagggtctgtttggcacGACTCCACTCCataactccagcaactccagcaaaaaaTCCAGTCAAACACGTCAACTCCAAAACTctatggagctgccaactccatggagctgtagtgcaaatggggctggagttttggagcaccccttttgctgctccaaaatgtcctcttttgaacctcctcgtggagttggtggataattacccaccactgccactgattacacaaaaaTAACGTTTCATTCCTTCTGTTTGCCTCGTGCCTCTGTTTCTTTTCATTCTTGCGTGACTAGTCGCTCGCCCACGCCTGTACCTGCGCCGGCAGCTAGGGACcctagcctcgccgccgccgtagccccTGCTGGCGGCCGAAGACCCGCCGTCCACCCCCGCCGCAGGCCGGTCGAGCCCCGACGCCAGGCGCCCTAGGCCCGACACCGGTCCGCCCGCCCGCCTAGCTCTGCCTCCCGCCTGCACGAggcccgccgccgaagccctgACGCCAGCCGcatcgccccgccgccgaaggccgccgccagccgcaGTGCCCCACCGCCGGAGGAGATCCCCCGCCACCCATCCGCTAGGTGCGACCGTGGCAACGGTGACCAGTGGGCAACGGCAGAGAAACagagggaaaaagaaaggaggaagaaaggagggggagaggatgacaagtggggtctgAATtgagggcaacaatggcaatcaaCACTGAAATCGATTTTTTTGAGCTGAGAGTACCCATCTAGTCAAACACCTAATTTTATTTctggagttctagagtggaTCTGACTCTACCTGAAATTCTGAAGTAGAGCAGCTCCACCTAGAGCTGAAGCCATACCAAACAGGAACTTAGTTGCgtaagagcaacttcaacagCCTCGCCATCCTCTCCCGCGAAGTTAGATTTGGCGATTCGAGGCTACAAAACAGGTCCAACAGACTCTCTTTCTCGTTTTACGTTTTTCCTCCAGCGCTATCCCGGCATTCTTGCTCGGTAGAATTCGCGAGTCATCGTCGCTCGCCATCCGTGCGGCCACGCATGCATTTCCCGCACGCTTCTTCCCTCCCGCTATCGCAAGCCCACGCCCGCACCAGgatgaagattttttttttccttgtgtttTCCCACCACCGTCTTGGCAACTCAGCTGCTAGGCACCACATGAACACCGCAGCAGACCAGGTTGCTCGTGCAATTAATAAAAATAAGCTGGACACGCGCTCGTCCCAGTTGGACGGCGTCAGCCCCGTCGGCACACACGCGTGAGCTGCACGGAGGCGGACGGGAGCCGCGTGGCCGAGCGGCACGGAGGTGGCCGCCGGGCGAGATGCATCGAGCGCAGCGGGCTCCACCGCGGCTAACATTCGTGGCAAGGGCGGACGTGGTGCCCTTGCCTCGAGGATCCTCGGAAGCGGTTGTGGACGAGCAGATTGAATGGAGTTGGTTGGGTTGAGGCCGGGGACAAGCGGAGAGCGGACCAGGGAATAATTACCAAGGGCATGTCGCCAGCTGCTTGCAAGCCCCTCAAGGCAACGGGATCCTCATCAATGTTATTGAATTTAGACAAGACAACTcgatgagagggcattaacttcaaGCTGTTAACCTCAACGGGTAAGTTCGCAGCTACGGGGCCTCCCACACGTCCCTATCAGCTTAGTGACGTCATCACGCTCCCATGTGATACGGATAAGACTCGAACGAAGCATCGGTTCCCAGCAGTAGTGTGGTGACGTCAGAGGCCAGACGGTTAGCGCTGCGAGGGGCAAAGGTAAAGATCTATCGACTAAGCATGTATTAAAGCGGGAGCGGCGCATACGGGATCTAGCCAACCGATACGATCAGATAATTGGTGAACAGTTACAGAGACTAGGAAGCCGATGAAAACAGCCTAATCAGATCTAAAGCGTTCGATAACGGGTTAGCGCTCGAAAACAGCCCTGACTGGATCTAAGCAAATTCGATAACTTGAGCACCCTTGAAGACAAGCAAAGTATCGACCGGAGCCTAGGGACATTTagttgcaatctaagataactcgataactagccacacgacCCAATATTGGAATATGAGACTTAACTCAGAAAGTTCCCATAGGGATCGTAATGatcgggtgacggtacttacaagctcgcagagatcgaagccgatgcagtCGTTCGCGtaggaaggaactcgtcgaaactACTCCGCTCGTACTTCTAAGCGTTTTGGCGACGGGGTGCCGAAAGGGTTATGTTGATTGATTGTTGATTGTTCTTATAAGAGCTcacgggtttatatttataccctgaaGTAAGCTAAAATCCTAATCGAGTACGATACAAACTGTTATAGAAAACTACTCAAGACTACCTAAGATACAATCCCCtacgctttcccttatttggtggaatCGATTTTACTTCGAACTGGACCTACCTGATCTTCTATTGCCTTCGGGAATCCTGGTCAACGGCGGTTGGTCTTGTCAATGCAGCACCCCTAGCGAGtccctttatttcttttctATCGTCTGTCAGAACCTTATCCATAACGGTTGACTCTGACcaaaaaccggtgtcaacacaCAGATTATGGATTCAGCCCATCCCTAAAATCTAGGATGGAACCATTCTATCCTACCTCGctctccaaccaaacgcaccctaagttGCCGATAGCATTTGGCGTCCCTCCGGACCAGCGCCACCCCGCCACGCTTGTCGCCTCCGGCCGCAACACCGTCATGCCCTACGGGCCTGCACCATCGCCGCTGCTGCTGACATTGCATCTCCCAACGGCACCTCTTGACTGCGAAATAGCCGATTCAgaatatagggggtgtttggatacgaggtgttaaactttaacagtgtcacatcgaatgttcggatgataattaggagaactaaacatgagctaattataaaactaattgcagaaccctgtgctaatttgcgagacaaatctattaaacctaattaatccatcattagcaaatggttactgtagcaccacattgtcaaatcatggactaattaggcttaatagattcgtctcgcgaattagactccatctgcgccattagttttgtaattagcctatgtttaatacttctaattagcattcaaacatccgatgtgacgggtgttaaactttaacaccttgttgccaaacaggcccatagacGATCCATTTTAGATAATCAACAATTTTGAGTAGCTAAAGTGTTTTAGAGAGCTGGTTTCTTTGTTTTTCGATAGCCAAATTTATAAGTatcttggagatgctctaaaaaGCCACTTTCTCATACTCAGGCATGACTTTGGCCTGGTTTGGttggtttgcttatttttaagcacccatcacatcgaatgtttagatactaattaggagtattaaacgtagactatttacaaaatccattacataagtggagtctaattcgcgagacgaatctNNNNNNNNNNNNNNNNNNNNNNNNNNNNNNNNNNNNNNNNNNNNNNNNNNNNNNNNNNNNNNNNNNNNNNNNNNNNNNNNNNNNNNNNNNNNNNNNNNNNCAGCGTACCCAGGTGTTGCAGTAATCACCTCATCTCGTGTCAATTCGAGCTTAGTAAGCAGCAGCAAAATAGCACATCTATGTTAGCTATAAATGGATTAGGAAGGCAAAGCAGGTTGATATCGcagtttagcctccacttatgtaatgggttttgtaaatagcctacgtttaatacccctaattagtatctaaacattgatgtgacacttgcttaactTATAAATGGTGTGAAAAAGCGGCTGAGAATGCACGGTGACATGACAAGCAGCTGGTAGCGAAAATACGCCTCCCAGAGGTTCCTAAAAAAGGGGAAACGAAATTGTCTCTGATAATAATAGAATAATAAAAAGATGGCGCCGTACAAGTTTTTGTCAAAGAAACAACACGCTTCCCGCTGGCAAGTTGCAGCAGCCCACCATCCACCAGACAGCAGTGCATCGGCATCGCAGTCGCAGAGGTCGCCGTCACGGGTGACATCTCGCTGCGCGGACTCGCAGGGGCAAGCAGCCAAGCACGATCGCGTCGAGCCTTTGACACATCACGTTGGTTCCATCTCGGCGCAGAAAGGGATGGCATCTCGCCGAAGCAATCCGGAGAGTGATGGGTACAGGATGCAAATCCGGATGTGGCACGTCTTTGACAGCGTTCGGTACGGCAAAGATATGGAATCAGGCGGTGCATGGCACCATATGTCCTCCATAAATATCATACAGTATCATACAGCATGCAGCTAGAGCTGGTTGGTGTCACGTGTCTACACTCAACAGCCAGCCGGCAAACTCAGAGCAACATGGAAAGCAAAGAAGCTGTACATACCGTGCTGGTAATAAATTGATAATGACTCGATATATAGCAATATAAGGTGCATCATCTTTGAGCAAGTGCGGAACAAAGTGCATCCGGTTTTGTTTCAGATAATTTTACATCTTAGAATTGTATGTTCTGATGGCTAACTTTTGGCTAGGGAAGCACACGGAATTTGTGAGAGGAACCACAGCGGCATATACGGAGAATACAAGAATTTTTCTGGACCATGCTAAACTGCAGGTACATCTTGGTGTGGAAGACCATACCTCATAAGCTGAATATACGGAGAATACAAGAATTTTTCTAGACCATGCTGAATAAGAAGATTCAGCAAATAACTTGCTCAACTGCAGACGGCACAGGAGGTGTGGAAAGGCCATACCTCATAGCTCTGAATAATTCAAGGACCTTTCTAAATCGACTGGCATTAATTAAGAGTAGAAGCCTACAAGGTTCCATCAGAGAAATAGAATTACAAACCAGGAAACAGCTAATCATCATCGCCAACAATCCTTCTCTTTATATCGTCGATAACTTCAGCCAATTCTTTCCGATTTTCCTGCCAGAAAAAAGTCAGAACCAAAACCTGGATATTCTAAATGTACAAAATCAGTATTTCTCTGTGTTACAGATCATTGCACCAGGGCATATTCAACATAAATTATTTGCATTTTAAAGGCTATGTGAATTTTCTTCAGATTAaagccttgtttacttcccaagttgggaggtgccaaattggtattttgccataaatgcgacactgtagcgtttcgtttgtatttgtgaattattgtccaaatattgactaattaggcttaaaagattcgtctcgcaaagtacaacaaaactgtgcaattagtttttgatttcgtctacatttagtactccatgcatgtaccgcaagtttgatgtgatagggaatcttctttttgcatagtgtcaaagttggaagtttggagggaagtaaacaacgGGCAAAATGCAAAGGACACTGCATCTAACTTTGGCCAAAGCACACTAGCCAGCTGTTGGAGTATCTGCTAGGCATGTCAGGCATGGACAGAGGACAACTTGATCTGTGCAAGCTCTTTAATTTCAAGCTGTGCATCTTCCACGGTTCTGCCAACAGCCTTTTAGGTGTCCAAAGCAGAGGGACAACTTGAACTTGAGAAACTCGTGTTGAATAGTGGCAAAGAAGTCTCACAGCCAACCTACATGGTTTTAACTTTTAAGATTACCTGAAAAAGCAGGTATCGGTACACGAACCATCCAGAGTAGCTGAGCCCCACTAGCTCCAGTAAGCCTGGGAGCTACATATCATGGCAGgggaacaaaaaaaataataaaataagtaAATGACAATATGAATAGCATCATGGTCGGACTTGTTCTCCATTGCATCCCACTGTAGTAGGCAGCATGGTAAGTTTTTtactaagcccttgtttacttccctccaaacttccaactttgacactacgcaaaaagaagattcttcatcacatcaaacttgcggtacaggcatggagtactaaatgtagacgaaatcaaaaactaattgcacagttttgttgtactttgcgagacgaatcttttgagcctaattagtcaatatttggacaataattcacaaatacaaacgaaacgctacagtgttgcatttatggtaaaatgccaattttgcaactcctaacttgggaagtaaacaaggcctaagagTCTAAGACTATTAGCACAGAGGGTATATAACTTTGTAAGTAACCTTATCTCTGAGCTCAGAAAGGAGCTCGTCATCCTCGTCAGAATTATTCTCTTTTGAAAATCGTGTAGCTGTTAATTGGAGTTGAGAAATCTTCATGGAATCTGTTGACAAAGAATGACATTTTGTTAGACTGGTTTTACTAACAACCAAATTCTGTTTAGATTTGCCAGTTACATAGCACACATTGAAGCCATCTATTTCTTTGGAGGGGCTAAATGATTGGAACCTTTTTCTTCGAACAAAAGAAAAGATGCCCCTGACTTCCTAAAGAAACTTTTTTTTCAATGTTTGCTAATAATAACAGGCATACTTTACCAAATCACAATTATGAATTATAACAAGCTGCACAAACTCAAGAAGTTAGCTACGGTTATCTAGTTGTACCAATAATATGCCAGTTtttaattaaaaaggaaaatggaCATATCTTGTCAGGCAATGGCAATTCCAATGTCTTGGAACCTATGTCCCCTTTACAGGTAATAATGACTTATTAAGATCCTAAACAAGGAAATTGATGATACACCACCTTTTGCACACAAAAAAATATCAACCAAAAACTTGGAGTTTGGATTGCAATATTTGTGGAACTTGTAGAGCGCAAAAAAGAATAACTGTTTAGGGAAACTTGTTAGTCAACTCAATGACCTGGtgagagggaaaaaaacaaatgcTTCTAGCCCTTGTTTGGAAGAATTCCCCTTTtatgtttataaaaaaaaagacctTTTACTAAATCCAGTCCAGGTGACGTCTTCAATATCTACCTCTTCTAATAGCATTCCCCTTAATCAGATGGACTTTGCCCACATCCTCCATGATGCAGAAACTAGGGTTTGTAATGACTAGCTAGGGTTCCTTGTTGTTAGTTACTCTGTGGCGATCTAGGAGGATTCACGCAACACATAGGCCTTGCTACCCATGCTATTTCTTCATTGCAGCAGCTAGGTACCAGGCTTGCATAATGCATCAGCTTGATGGACAAGGTTGTGAATGCTTTTATTAAATTAATTTTAAAGAATGCCAATTTTAGGATAAGAAAGATCAGAAAACTTTATGTTCAGGGATTTGAATCATGTGTCTTGCACTACTGTAGATGATTTGAACTGCATGTTGTGTGCCCACTGTGTCACAAACTTATGAATGAAAAAGTGGGTCTTGCCAGCTGTGTGTCTAGAACTTGCCAAATAGTTCCAGCTGCTACTGCCAGTATGGTAGCTCCttggccttgtttacttcccaagttgggggTTGCAAATttagcattttgccataaatgcgacactgtagcgtttcgtttgtatttgtgaattattctaaatattgactaattaggcttaaaagattcgtctcgcaaagtacaacaaaactatgcaattagtttttgatttcgtctacatttagtactccatgcatgtaccgcaagtttgatgtgatgggaaatcttcttttgcatagtgtcaaagttgggagttgggagtgaagtaaacaagagctTGATTGAGGAGAAAGATCAGCTGAGATTTGTGGCTGAGGAACATAAATGAATGGCAATTAACAAGTCTGTCGTTTGAACTCTTGTGTCTTCAAGTTTTTTGACAAACGATGTTGTGAACGAGCGCATCTCATTTGATAACTGGCTAGGGGGTCAAGATCACTTTGGACAACATCTTCTTTAACCTGCAGTGTAGAGTTTGTGTAATTGTGTAGTTTCTATCTCAATCCACGAGTATGCTTCACAGCAGCAGTAGCTACTAGCTATCACTCGGAAAAACAGGGAGTATGCACACAACACACTGAAAAAAAATCTGAGAAAATTGGCATGTTCTTGGACCAAATGAGCTTCCAAGACCTCATTTATCCTCACCAATTGGAAAGCCTAGCAACCTGACAGTGTAAAAACAACCGGGAAATCAGCCGCCTTCAAAGCCCTGCCCCTAGATTACTCTAAGGGCTTATTTGGTGCACATCCATCCAACCAATCCACATGGGTTGGGAGGGATTGGGGGTGGAAAATTAATCTCTCCCAACCCATATGGTTTGGGGTGGATGGATGTGCAGCCAAACAAATCCTAAATGTCAGGACAATATATGTTAACAAAATACGGCGTGCCAAAAGTTAGAAATGAACCAACCTCACAATTAATCACTTTTTTATCACTATATATGATAGAATTTTGGAGGTTGACTCTCATGTCACGGAATTTTGCCTAGCTCCAACCAATCATTTTGAATACTCGCTCATAAGCTAGAAGACTCCATGTACAGTTTGCTGAGTACCACAACCAAAACAGCGTTGGAGCAACTGCCGATCCCATTCCCATATCGAAATTTGAAGCATATTAGCGTTTCAGAGGAACATCAAAAGATTAGAGCCACCCGTACCTATGCGGTGGGGGAAGGGTGCAGCGACGTGGGAGGTGGTTAGGCCGCAGGGCACATGAGCGCGGAGGAGAGTGTTGAGGTGGCGGAGGGACACCGGCCGCACCGCCGCAGCGGCAGCTACCATCTCGGCGCCGATGCGGTCGGCGGGCAGGCTCACTCACGCAGGCACACGAGATCAAGCTTGCGAACCCTAGGAGAGGaagaggggaagggagaggagcgCACGAGATCAAGCTTGGGGTTGGAGGGCCCGGTGGGTCATGGGTGGACTGGATTGGAGTGTGGGTACTGAGTAGGGTAGGTGTAGCACGTCGCACGTGGTGCGAGAAGCCGTGTAACAGTCTGAAGCGGCTGACGACAGCATCGCCACTTGCCGGCGAGGCGGCTCtggcaaggaggagaaggcaCCATCGGCTAATGGCCACCGTTCGGTCAAGTTTGAACGAGCCAGATCAAGGCTGGTCAGAGCAGAGGTCAGCATATCCCAAGTGGCAAGTTTGGAAAAATCATTGTTGCGGATTCAAATGTTAGTTAAAGTGACttcaaaaaaaacattcagcTTTAGTGTTCACAACGCACTGGTTCTTCGTACCGCAATCTTCCACGTTGGTTTAGATTAGACGGCCATCTAACAGGAAATTTGGGAGCCAAAATATTCTTTAAAACGAAAATGGTATGAACTTTGCCATTCGCATAAAATAGAAATATGAAttttaaaacaaacaaaattTAATTCAGTCAAAGCAGCACCCTAAACCAAACTGGGTGAAGGACAAGGCCTGAACGCCCctcaagaaagaaagagaacgAGAGAGGGAGAGTACAAGAGTGATAACGCTCTTCAACATGCTCAATATCCTCCCTTGTTCTCAGACGTCATTTGGTATGCCACTTATGATTTGTTTTCGAAGATCCGTTGGTTGGGCTTCTTCTAAAGGTTCCAAAAGATATGGATCACTATATCATTAAAGACGACGGTCCTTCTGCACTTGTTTAGCCACCCCTTCCCACCAAATATGAATGGTTCGGGAGCCCTCAGGTCGGACGAGCTACCCCATGTTGTATCCTTCTCGCGAAAGGACTTGGCCCAAAACAAATTTCGCAAAGGGACAGAGTAAGCATAGGTGTGGCCACTGGTCCATTGTAATAACACATGTGCCCTGGTGTGGCCAGCCTCAGGTGACGTTAGGATCTTAACATCAAAGTAAGGGGTATTTGGTTTcagggattaaagtttagtccatgtcacattgaatgtttagatactaattaggagtattaaatataggttaattacaaaaccaattgcataaatgaaggctaattcgcgagacgaatctattaagcataattaatccattTTCAATTGTGATATTATCCTAGGTGCCTCACCATCTGGCCAGTTGGTGCTGCTTCTTTCCATTTTCAATTGTGATAGTAGCGGAGGCACCGGCAGAGCTTCATTGGGCCATAGTGAGCTATGCCCGCTcgtttttgcaatttttataGAGGTTGCTACAATACTTATGTATATCTTGCTAGTAAAGCTTTATAATGGTCACCCCAACACTTCCTAAACCATACATGTTTACTTATTGGCCTCCTCTATATTTATCCTCAAGGCATTGTGAAAAGTAGTATCTTCTGGGAAAAATGAGGCTTCCAGCAATGATAGGTGCGAGTAGGTACCCCAAGCGATGACCAATCAATAGTGGATGGCCTGGAAGCCTGGTTGTGGTTGACCCCAAATGCTCCCTGAAATAATCTGTGATGACCTTTTC
This window encodes:
- the LOC101766268 gene encoding protein CURVATURE THYLAKOID 1A, chloroplastic — protein: MVAAAAAVRPVSLRHLNTLLRAHVPCGLTTSHVAAPFPHRIDSMKISQLQLTATRFSKENNSDEDDELLSELRDKWDAMENKSDHDAIHILPGLLELVGLSYSGWFVYRYLLFQENRKELAEVIDDIKRRIVGDDD